From a region of the Roseivirga sp. 4D4 genome:
- a CDS encoding carboxy terminal-processing peptidase, with product MMRKILWLPLAILFTGPLLAAERDSSQVLQPTAAHLKEARIIVQILDYFHYRETDLDDSLSSVIFNNFIESLDGNKNYFLESDIRSFEKYRYQLDDKLKNGDLVPAFYIFNIYKKRLDARLDYALNHVGDKFDYTKNESLTFDREKEPYASNNAELDEVWRKTIKNQALGLKLSGSEDEKIKEVLTKRYERFKSNVAKYNSNDVFEMFMNSVTEAFDPHTNYFTPLNAEDFQMQSRKSLEGIGATLQQDNDFTKITDLRAGGPAFLSGQVDKEDRVIGVAQGAEGEMIDVIGWRSDEVAGQIRGPKGTLVRLKLLPAGASPGGETKEVSLVRDKIKLDEARAKSEVVQYTENGTDYTIGVITVPDFYLDPDGYDKGGEDYTSTTNDVRRLVKELEKQEVDGIMLDLRNNGGGALVEAISLTGLFLPGGTVVQVKDSRGQIQKYDDDNRNVTYDGPMNVMINRFSASASEIFAGAIQDYKRGVVVGEQTYGKGTVQNVRGLKEFLRQPDEEELGLLKFTIAKFYRVTGSSTQHRGVTPDIEYPSVYSAQEFGESSKPSALPWDKIAAAPFKPMDYVDGNMLSMLKTRHDERLKKDQSLLDLQYDIDELKKNRSRKEVSLNYAQRKKEQDDRQKKRDARVKIGASLSELEANKVQDRSLDDMKDAYLKESIKLLADQIQAGKKRRG from the coding sequence ATGATGAGAAAGATATTATGGCTTCCATTGGCAATTCTGTTTACAGGACCGCTTTTGGCAGCAGAGAGGGATTCTAGCCAAGTTTTACAACCCACAGCGGCACATTTAAAAGAGGCTAGGATAATCGTACAGATTTTAGATTACTTCCACTACCGTGAAACTGATCTGGATGACTCTCTTTCATCTGTCATCTTCAATAACTTCATTGAGTCCTTGGATGGTAATAAGAATTACTTCTTGGAAAGTGACATCAGATCATTTGAGAAGTACCGCTATCAATTGGATGACAAACTCAAGAATGGAGACTTAGTACCCGCTTTTTACATTTTCAATATCTATAAAAAGCGGCTCGATGCTAGATTAGACTACGCCTTGAATCATGTCGGTGACAAGTTTGACTATACGAAAAATGAGTCCCTGACCTTCGACCGTGAAAAAGAGCCTTATGCATCGAATAATGCCGAATTGGACGAGGTTTGGAGAAAGACAATCAAGAACCAGGCCCTTGGACTAAAATTGAGTGGTTCTGAAGATGAAAAAATCAAAGAAGTGCTAACAAAGCGTTATGAGAGATTCAAGAGCAATGTTGCCAAATATAATAGCAATGATGTCTTTGAAATGTTCATGAATTCGGTCACTGAAGCTTTTGACCCCCACACTAATTATTTTACGCCTCTTAATGCCGAAGACTTTCAAATGCAAAGCAGAAAGTCTCTCGAAGGTATTGGTGCTACACTACAGCAAGACAATGACTTTACAAAAATCACTGACTTGAGAGCAGGGGGACCAGCTTTTCTAAGCGGCCAGGTAGATAAAGAAGATAGAGTTATAGGTGTGGCTCAAGGAGCTGAAGGCGAAATGATCGATGTTATTGGATGGAGATCTGATGAAGTTGCTGGCCAAATCAGAGGTCCAAAAGGTACCTTGGTAAGGCTAAAATTGTTGCCTGCCGGGGCAAGTCCGGGAGGAGAAACCAAAGAAGTTTCTTTGGTAAGAGATAAGATTAAGCTCGATGAGGCCAGAGCCAAAAGTGAAGTGGTTCAATACACTGAGAACGGTACAGACTATACGATCGGAGTTATTACCGTGCCTGATTTCTACTTAGATCCAGATGGCTATGACAAAGGCGGTGAGGATTATACTAGTACAACCAACGATGTTAGACGCCTAGTTAAAGAACTAGAGAAGCAAGAGGTAGATGGCATTATGCTGGACCTTAGAAACAATGGAGGAGGAGCATTGGTAGAAGCCATTAGCTTGACTGGATTGTTCTTACCAGGAGGCACTGTTGTTCAAGTGAAAGACAGTCGTGGACAGATTCAGAAGTATGACGATGATAATCGAAATGTGACTTATGATGGTCCAATGAATGTCATGATCAACCGATTCTCTGCTTCAGCTTCTGAGATCTTTGCAGGAGCAATTCAGGATTACAAGCGGGGTGTTGTTGTTGGTGAGCAAACTTATGGCAAAGGCACTGTTCAGAATGTGAGAGGACTTAAAGAGTTTTTGAGACAACCAGACGAAGAAGAGTTGGGCCTTTTGAAATTTACAATTGCGAAGTTCTATAGAGTGACGGGTAGCAGTACTCAACATAGAGGAGTGACTCCTGATATTGAATATCCTTCTGTATACAGCGCTCAGGAATTTGGTGAAAGTTCTAAGCCGAGTGCATTGCCATGGGATAAAATTGCAGCAGCTCCATTTAAGCCAATGGATTACGTAGATGGAAATATGCTGTCTATGTTGAAGACACGTCACGATGAAAGATTAAAAAAGGATCAGTCATTATTAGATCTTCAATATGATATTGATGAGTTAAAGAAGAACAGATCTCGAAAAGAGGTCTCGTTGAACTATGCTCAGCGAAAGAAAGAACAGGATGATCGTCAGAAGAAGAGAGATGCTCGTGTGAAGATAGGGGCTTCACTTTCTGAACTTGAGGCAAACAAAGTTCAAGACAGATCGTTAGATGATATGAAAGATGCTTATTTGAAAGAGAGCATTAAACTCTTAGCTGACCAGATTCAAGCTGGGAAGAAAAGAAGAGGATAA
- a CDS encoding ABC transporter permease — translation MFKNYLKIAFRSLLKSKGTSVINILGLSIGMACGIIIFLFVQNELSYDRFHAKSDDIFRVLTIDEALGVSSNLVGITLPALGPAMENDFPEVEKRVRMIPQGRQLINYEQQGFYTEHFAYAEPSLFEVFDFKLIDGDTEKALTEPNTVIFTESMAAKTFGSENPIGKRIDIGNQAGIEVVGIMADVPDNSHLNFDVIVSMQQADTTSGFAQFLRSWQSISMVTYVELADKESEVNVETKMEDLIRANNVGDNFKVTLQPLKDVHLNSSGILFENYNLNKTDIGYVYTLAAVGLFVILIASFNFMNLSTARSANRAQEVGVRKVFGAIRRQLINQFMIESVVLCLVSFVLSIGFVGLTSTLINLPIEENLAVYFLSHFEWALGAIGFVLLLGLFSGSYPALLLSGFNPISILRGSFKTSSKGVLLRKSLVIFQFTISISMIIGTAIVYDQLQHQRNIDKGFDPEQVVTLNVGHPSLQQAMPVLINKLEQNPDIIKTARTGGMPGRTFGRRGVRPEGVPQEDTWIISVLNFDENFMELMDMEIVDGRGYDREMQTDQQQGLLINEAMVKELTWEDPVGRKITFGQQERTVIGVVKDFHFANMRHKIEPLAMFFNPNGGGNLAVKFASANVSETMDFIQASWDEVFPNSPLEYRFFDEEFGQQYASDERFGKLVFSFTWLAIFIACLGLFGLSAFTAEQKTKEIGVRKVLGASISGIVLLLSKQFSQLIGVAVILAVPVAYYLMSSWLSDFEYRVEINWIWFIVSALAAIMIALLTVTFQSVKAATINPAKSLRYE, via the coding sequence ATGTTTAAAAATTATCTCAAAATAGCTTTCAGAAGCCTACTCAAAAGTAAGGGCACTTCAGTAATCAATATCCTCGGTCTATCTATCGGAATGGCTTGCGGAATCATCATCTTTCTCTTTGTTCAGAATGAACTTAGTTATGATCGGTTCCACGCTAAGTCGGACGATATTTTTCGAGTGCTCACTATTGACGAAGCCCTCGGAGTAAGTAGTAATCTCGTAGGTATCACGCTTCCAGCGCTGGGTCCTGCAATGGAGAATGATTTTCCTGAGGTGGAAAAAAGAGTTCGAATGATTCCCCAGGGAAGGCAACTCATCAACTACGAACAGCAAGGCTTCTATACTGAGCACTTTGCATACGCAGAGCCTTCTCTCTTCGAAGTATTCGATTTCAAATTGATCGATGGTGATACTGAAAAAGCGCTCACAGAACCGAATACAGTCATTTTCACCGAGTCAATGGCGGCCAAGACCTTTGGAAGCGAAAACCCGATCGGCAAGCGAATCGACATTGGGAATCAGGCAGGAATCGAAGTGGTAGGTATTATGGCCGATGTGCCCGATAATTCTCACTTAAACTTTGATGTTATCGTCTCGATGCAACAAGCCGATACAACTTCGGGCTTTGCGCAATTCCTTAGATCGTGGCAAAGTATCAGTATGGTGACCTATGTGGAACTAGCAGATAAGGAAAGCGAAGTCAATGTCGAAACCAAGATGGAAGACCTCATTCGTGCGAATAATGTGGGAGACAATTTCAAGGTGACACTGCAGCCTTTAAAGGACGTCCATCTTAATTCTAGCGGTATTCTGTTTGAGAACTATAACCTCAATAAGACGGATATCGGTTATGTATATACATTGGCAGCAGTCGGTTTGTTTGTTATCCTGATCGCTTCGTTCAACTTTATGAATTTATCCACTGCCCGATCGGCCAATCGAGCGCAGGAAGTAGGTGTTAGAAAAGTATTTGGAGCCATCAGGCGTCAATTGATCAACCAGTTCATGATAGAATCAGTGGTCCTTTGCTTGGTTTCCTTCGTGTTATCCATTGGCTTTGTCGGATTGACCAGCACCTTGATCAACCTGCCTATTGAGGAAAATTTAGCGGTGTACTTTCTTAGTCATTTTGAGTGGGCACTTGGTGCGATTGGCTTCGTACTCTTGTTGGGACTTTTTTCAGGAAGCTATCCGGCTTTGTTGCTCTCAGGCTTCAACCCGATCAGCATTTTGAGGGGCTCTTTTAAAACGAGTTCTAAAGGCGTCCTGCTGAGAAAATCATTGGTAATTTTTCAGTTTACCATTTCAATTTCCATGATCATTGGTACAGCAATAGTCTATGATCAATTGCAGCATCAACGTAATATAGACAAGGGTTTTGACCCAGAGCAGGTGGTTACATTGAACGTAGGGCATCCAAGTTTGCAGCAAGCGATGCCTGTGCTCATCAACAAACTGGAGCAAAATCCAGATATCATCAAGACGGCTCGAACAGGTGGAATGCCAGGAAGGACTTTTGGTAGAAGAGGAGTCAGACCAGAAGGCGTTCCGCAGGAAGACACCTGGATTATATCTGTCCTAAATTTCGATGAAAATTTCATGGAGCTGATGGACATGGAAATAGTGGATGGCCGTGGTTATGACAGAGAGATGCAAACCGATCAACAACAAGGTCTTCTCATTAATGAGGCCATGGTCAAAGAATTGACTTGGGAAGATCCTGTTGGCAGAAAGATCACTTTCGGTCAGCAAGAGAGAACTGTGATCGGGGTAGTGAAAGATTTCCATTTTGCCAATATGCGTCATAAAATTGAGCCATTGGCGATGTTCTTTAATCCAAACGGAGGCGGAAATCTGGCTGTGAAATTTGCATCTGCCAATGTCAGCGAAACCATGGATTTCATTCAGGCTTCATGGGATGAGGTATTCCCGAATAGTCCTTTAGAATACCGCTTTTTTGACGAGGAGTTCGGCCAGCAATATGCTTCTGATGAACGCTTCGGTAAACTTGTTTTCAGCTTTACCTGGTTAGCAATATTCATTGCCTGTCTAGGCCTTTTTGGACTATCAGCATTTACAGCGGAGCAAAAGACCAAGGAAATTGGCGTACGCAAAGTTTTAGGCGCTAGCATATCTGGCATTGTGCTTTTACTCTCGAAACAATTCTCCCAGTTAATTGGAGTGGCCGTTATACTGGCCGTACCTGTGGCTTACTATCTAATGAGTTCGTGGCTAAGTGATTTTGAATATAGGGTTGAAATCAACTGGATTTGGTTCATAGTTTCAGCTTTGGCAGCAATAATGATTGCGCTATTGACGGTGACCTTTCAATCTGTCAAAGCGGCTACCATCAATCCGGCAAAATCCTTACGCTACGAGTGA
- a CDS encoding S41 family peptidase, translating to MKKVLLLFVLIASTLKVSGQDFDKEKIVNRLADIMNRNYVFPDKGKEMHDLIKGKLKRNEYSAYEDEASFAQALEDDLRSVIYDKHIRVTNNSQRAEAIRNRDFGPGPRSNGKFGFEEVKILEGNIGYLDLRGFSDIGQAEDVAKPAMDKLIKSDAIIFDLRRNGGGSPSMIRFISSYLFGDEPEHLNTFYWRPSDSYSETWTDPKMASQTKPNIPIYVLTSNYTFSAAEEFTYNLKNMERATIIGETTGGGAHPGGPSIIHGDFIVNVPRGRAINPITKTNWEGVGIKPHIELPKEDALKKALELARKAIASK from the coding sequence ATGAAGAAGGTCTTATTACTTTTTGTGCTGATTGCATCTACCTTGAAAGTCTCTGGTCAAGATTTTGACAAGGAGAAAATCGTCAATCGGCTAGCAGATATTATGAATCGCAACTATGTATTTCCTGATAAAGGAAAGGAGATGCATGACCTCATTAAAGGCAAACTAAAGCGAAACGAGTACAGTGCCTATGAAGATGAAGCATCCTTTGCTCAGGCTTTGGAAGATGATTTAAGGTCAGTGATTTATGATAAGCACATTCGGGTAACCAATAATAGCCAAAGAGCTGAGGCCATTAGAAATAGAGACTTTGGTCCTGGACCGAGGTCCAACGGTAAGTTCGGCTTTGAGGAAGTCAAAATACTGGAAGGGAATATCGGGTATCTCGATTTAAGAGGCTTCTCTGATATTGGACAAGCGGAAGATGTTGCCAAGCCAGCCATGGATAAACTTATAAAGTCCGATGCGATCATTTTTGATTTGAGGAGAAATGGTGGAGGGTCTCCCAGTATGATTCGCTTTATTTCCAGTTATCTGTTTGGTGATGAACCCGAACACCTGAATACATTCTACTGGCGCCCGTCAGACAGCTATTCCGAAACCTGGACTGATCCGAAGATGGCTAGTCAAACCAAGCCCAATATTCCAATCTATGTGCTCACGAGCAATTATACTTTTTCCGCGGCAGAGGAATTTACTTACAATCTCAAAAACATGGAAAGGGCAACGATCATTGGTGAGACCACTGGAGGTGGAGCACACCCTGGAGGACCTTCCATAATTCATGGTGACTTCATTGTGAACGTACCAAGAGGTAGGGCCATTAACCCTATTACCAAAACCAACTGGGAAGGGGTAGGTATCAAACCTCACATCGAGCTGCCTAAAGAAGATGCCTTGAAGAAGGCCCTAGAATTAGCAAGAAAAGCCATTGCCTCGAAGTAA
- a CDS encoding MarR family winged helix-turn-helix transcriptional regulator, giving the protein MERNIIEELGSLALATRLKNLSERLARDVAQVYKESAFDFEPRWFAMIYALKEGEELAVTELSAMLKQTHPAVNQVANVLVEKGLAEERKDFSDQRKRLLKLSSKGQQLVKKMTAIWERIKSANDELLNEASGDLLSTLDKVESALDQQSMYERVNAKA; this is encoded by the coding sequence TTGGAAAGAAATATCATAGAGGAATTAGGTAGCCTGGCACTGGCTACCCGTCTCAAAAACTTAAGTGAGCGATTGGCGCGTGACGTGGCACAGGTTTACAAAGAATCTGCTTTTGACTTCGAACCGCGATGGTTTGCCATGATATATGCCCTCAAGGAAGGGGAAGAGTTGGCTGTCACGGAGCTTTCTGCTATGCTAAAACAAACACATCCTGCCGTCAATCAAGTCGCTAATGTATTGGTTGAGAAAGGACTGGCAGAAGAGCGGAAAGACTTTTCCGATCAACGTAAGCGACTACTTAAACTTTCCAGCAAAGGCCAGCAATTGGTTAAGAAAATGACGGCTATCTGGGAAAGGATCAAATCTGCGAATGACGAATTGCTCAATGAAGCTTCTGGAGATCTTCTTTCTACGCTGGATAAAGTAGAGTCCGCCTTAGACCAGCAATCCATGTACGAACGCGTTAATGCAAAGGCATAA